The following proteins are encoded in a genomic region of Odontesthes bonariensis isolate fOdoBon6 chromosome 19, fOdoBon6.hap1, whole genome shotgun sequence:
- the f13a1b gene encoding coagulation factor XIII A chain: MSDQGAMATPSPAPPPPIGRPPKVSNRGRASGPTDSSNTETTDIPEIEYFGAPGPRGYPPMTDYLDIWDVDMMKGPDESNKLEHHTTLYQSDYLIVRRGQEFQVKITFSRPYKPDEDKFAVEFAIGSSPQFSKGTYAPVFPQKEPQGTWEGRITETSENMVTMGITPVADCIVGKYHMYVAVLTPFGIRRTKRDKNRDLYILFNPWAAADAVFLDDATEREECVMNEVGIIYHGSYDDVAERNWNYGQFNYGVLDACLYIMDRSEMPITNRGDPIKVTRKASAMLNSRDDEGVLVGNWTGDYTYGVAPTSWTGSTDILLSYASSKMPVCYAQCWVYAAVFNSFLRCLGIPSRVVTNFYSAHDNNGNLKTDIILDETGRINRQRTKDSIWNYHCWNECYMSRPDLPQGFGGWQVVDATPQETSDGMYRCGPASVKAIKHGQICFQFDAAFVFAEVNSDVVFYSQNRDGTMEPVKVNRTHVGRMVLTKNPGDETRRNITDQYKFPEGTTEERTVLEKAEEYGCKREKSNPPLADVDLILPALEISVGADFELDVEFVNLSDQQRTVEAYISGSVMYYTGVSSDEFLFLTPTVTIQPQKRKKELVKVESKDYMKHLVEQANFHFIVTGKIKETNQIVTAMKVITLHNPKLTVKVSGRSKVNEEMMATVEFTNPFSFSLEGVYIRMEGPGVMTTKYKYYSLIPGGSSLIWTELFTPHRDGKTRVYATLDCAALRQVQGQASITIKP; encoded by the exons ATGTCTGACCAAGGAGCCATGGCGACCCCTTCTCCCGCTCCCCCTCCTCCCATTGGACGTCCTCCCAAGGTGAGCAACCGTGGCCGCGCCTCAGGCCCCACGGACAGCTCCAACACCGAAACAACGGACATCCCTGAGATAGAGTACTTCGGTGCCCCCGGACCGAGAGGATATCCCCCCATGACAG ATTATCTGGACATCTGGGATGTGGACATGATGAAGGGCCCCGACGAAAGCAACAAGCTGGAGCACCACACCACGCTGTACCAATCTGACTATCTTATCGTACGGAGAGGACAGGAGTTCCAGGTCAAGATCACCTTCAGCCGTCCCTACAAACCCGATGAGGACAAGTTCGCTGTGGAGTTTGCCATTG GCTCCAGCCCTCAGTTCAGCAAGGGCACCTACGCTCCCGTCTTCCCCCAAAAGGAGCCTCAGGGCACCTGGGAAGGCCGCATCACAGAGACCTCTGAGAACATGGTCACCATGGGCATCACCCCCGTGGCGGACTGCATCGTGGGGAAATATCACATGTACGTGGCCGTGCTGACGCCTTTCGGCATCCGCAGGACCAAGCGGGACAAGAACCGAGATCTTTACATCCTCTTCAATCCCTGGGCGGCAG CTGATGCTGTGTTTCTGGATGATGCGACGGAGAGGGAGGAGTGTGTGATGAACGAGGTGGGGATTATCTATCACGGCTCCTACGACGACGTCGCTGAGAGAAACTGGAACTATGGACAG TTCAACTATGGAGTCCTGGATGCCTGTCTGTACATCATGGACAGGTCTGAGATGCCCATCACCAACAGAGGAGACCCCATCAAGGTGACCAGAAAGGCCTCAGCTAtg CTGAACTCCCGTGACGATGAGGGCGTGCTGGTGGGGAACTGGACTGGTGACTACACGTATGGCGTGGCGCCCACTTCCTGGACCGGCAGCACAGACATTCTGCTCAGCTATGCCTCCAGCAAGATGCCCGTCTGCTACGCTCAGTGTTGGGTCTACGCCGCCGTCTTCAACTCCT TCCTGCGCTGTCTGGGCATCCCATCCCGGGTTGTCACCAACTTCTACTCGGCTCACGACAACAACGGGAACCTGAAGACCGACATAATCCTGGACGAGACTGGCAGAATCAACCGACAACGCACCAAGGACTCTATCTG GAACTATCACTGCTGGAATGAGTGCTACATGTCCAGACCAGACCTCCCCCAAGGCTTTGGAGGCTGGCAGGTTGTAGATGCAACACCACAGGAGACCAGTGATG GAATGTACAGATGTGGCCCTGCATCAGTCAAAGCCATCAAACACGGACAGATTTGTTTCCAATTTGATGCTGCCTTTGTGTTTGCTGAG GTTAACAGCGACGTGGTGTTTTATTCCCAGAATAGAGACGGTACCATGGAGCCAGTCAAAGTGAACCGGACTCATGTCGGCCGCATGGTTCTGACCAAAAATCCAGGAGATGAGACTCGTCGCAACATAACTGATCAATACAAGTTTCCTGAAG GCACCACAGAGGAGCGGACAGTCCTGGAAAAAGCAGAGGAGTACGGCTGTAAGCGCGAGAAGTCTAATCCTCCTCTGGCTGATGTTGACCTGATCCTGCCGGCTCTGGAGATCAGCGTGGGCGCCGACTTTGAGCTGGACGTGGAGTTCGTAAACCTCAGCGACCAGCAGCGCACGGTGGAGGCCTACATCAGCGGGAGCGTGATGTATTACACAGGAGTGTCGAGTGATGAGTTCCTGTTCCTGACACCCACTGTCACCATCCAGCCCCAAAAAC GTAAAAAGGAGTTGGTGAAGGTAGAGTCGAAGGACTACATGAAGCACCTGGTGGAACAGGCGAACTTCCACTTTATTGTTACTGGGAAGATAAAGGAGACCAACCAGATCGTCACTGCGATGAAAGTCATCACCCTGCACAATCCCAAACTCACCGTCAAG GTGTCGGGCAGAAGCAAAGTGAATGAAGAGATGATGGCCACCGTGGAGTTCACAAACCCCTTCAGCTTCAGTCTGGAGGGCGTCTACATTCGTATGGAGGGGCCGGGGGTCATGACGACCAAGTACAAATATTACAG TTTGATCCCAGGTGGCTCCTCCCTGATCTGGACCGAGCTGTTCACCCCGCACAGGGACGGCAAAACCCGGGTGTACGCCACCCTGGACTGTGCCGCCCTCAGGCAGGTCCAAGGCCAGGCGTCAATCACCATCAAGCCATGA